The genomic DNA TTCCGATCTCCAGTCCAAGTCCAAGGCGGACCTCGAGTCCCAGCTTGAGGAGCTCAAGCAGGAGCTCCTCCAGCTCCGCGTCCAGAAGGTCGCCGGTGGCGCTTCGAGCAAGCTTGCCCGCATCAACACTGTGCGCAAGAACATTGCTCGCGTCCTCACTGTCATGAACAtcaagcagcgcgccagCCTGCGTGAGTTCTACAAGGGCAAGAAGTACCAGCCCATTGACCTCCGCGCCAAGAAGACCCGTGCTCTCCGCCGCAAGCTGACCAAGTTCGAGCAGAAGCAGATCACTGAGCGCCAGCACAAGAAGGACGTTCACTTCGGTGTTCGCCGCTACGTCATCAAGGCGTAAATGGATTTACGTTTTGACGCTATACACATCTGGCCTCATGGCCAGGTTGCCGACCGGCACAGGTGCGGTGCGCGTTGTCAAGCCGCAATGTAGTTTGTATTCTGCCCATGGCGGCGTGGCATCTGTAGCCTAGCTACTCCCAAAAAGGAATATTACCTGCGAATGTCGCTTTCCTCAATGTGTGAAACTTGTGCATGATGGGCGATAGGCCAGCGTAGACGGTGGACAAtggggcgccggcgccagcTCCTCCGTAGTGGGATCACTCCCCAGCTCGTGCGGACGCACCTACAAGGGTGTGTACCGCGTCTGTACGATGCTGCGCTCATCCTACCTGTGCTCTCGCACCcctgcgcgcctcgctcgctCGTGCATCTCGGCGCGAATATGATTTTGTCCAAGGTGTACATTCTGCCCTAGGGCAGGCGCTATCGACGTAGAATACTAGAGATACGCACAAGCCGATCCGCACGTTCATTGTACGATcactcgcgcgcgacctcgaACAGGCGCATGGGTGCttacgcgccgccgctgggtTAGTCTGTAGGATGCGCAAAACATACACAAGCTGTCAAGCCCGGCGGGCGAGTGTTAGTACACGTTCTCTAGCACCACAGTACGTACAATGTTGTTGATAGGAATGTGCACCAGCTTTACGAGGTAGCCGATGAAACCCATCACGACGAAACCCGTACCGACCGCGCGGCAAATCTGGATAAACTCTGTGGTCAGCCGCCAATCTAGCACGCATACCCTTGCGGTCCGGCTTCGTGCACCGGTTCAGGAAGTGCACGCCCTCCTGGACGAACGACACAGGGACGTCCACAATCTCACGGATGCGCTCCGACATTGGTGCTCCTGATACagccgcgccggtgcctgCGCTGGCGACGTGTTCATCACGTGACTCCACGCGAAGATCCTATCCACCTTTTCGATATGTGGGTGAGTGCGGTGCGTAGCGCGATGTTTGTGCCTAGCCGGGCGGCGTTTCTGGCCCCCCGCGCTTCTCTGTTCACTACCCCTCCCTCTAttgcgcagcgtgtgcGTTTTTCGAGCACAAATGTGCCCGAAGAGGCGGAGGAGCAGCCCCACCCTACGTCTGCCGGTCCCCTGCCGATTCGATACCCCTACTTTGTTTCGCGTGTCGGCGTGAACGGAATGAACCTGCCTGTGTATACGGATATCCGCAACGCACGCAGCCGGTACCTGACGAATATCCGCAaggtcgagggcgacgtAACCGTACGTTTTTTCTTTTTTACTGACCCAGGCGCTCTGTCGCGACTTGTTTGAAGACTTTGGCTGGGGCGATCCGTTCAACAAGCTGAACCCCAACGCTGAACTGCTTgtgcgcacgacgcagcAGGCGGGATCCAAAATGATTGTCATCCGCGGCAACtggtcgcgcgacgtcaAGGCCtggctcgaggagcgcggctTTTGAATTGGTTGTCCTTGATTCTGTTCATACATACCCATACCTCTACGGTACCTGACACCCTACTGTGCACTGCGTTG from Malassezia japonica chromosome 1, complete sequence includes the following:
- a CDS encoding uncharacterized protein (TransMembrane:1 (i37-55o); EggNog:ENOG503P6RT; BUSCO:EOG09265PUI; COG:U), yielding MSERIREIVDVPVSFVQEGVHFLNRCTKPDRKEFIQICRAVGTGFVVMGFIGYLVKLVHIPINNIVRTVVLENVY
- the rpl35 gene encoding 60S ribosomal protein L35, L29 (EggNog:ENOG503P3ZG; COG:J; BUSCO:EOG09265FTY), whose protein sequence is MSVYGIAKVRTSDLQSKSKADLESQLEELKQELLQLRVQKVAGGASSKLARINTVRKNIARVLTVMNIKQRASLREFYKGKKYQPIDLRAKKTRALRRKLTKFEQKQITERQHKKDVHFGVRRYVIKA
- a CDS encoding uncharacterized protein (EggNog:ENOG503P8EB; COG:S) encodes the protein MWVSAVRSAMFVPSRAAFLAPRASLFTTPPSIAQRVRFSSTNVPEEAEEQPHPTSAGPLPIRYPYFVSRVGVNGMNLPVYTDIRNARSRYLTNIRKVEGDVTALCRDLFEDFGWGDPFNKLNPNAELLVRTTQQAGSKMIVIRGNWSRDVKAWLEERGF